One part of the Rutidosis leptorrhynchoides isolate AG116_Rl617_1_P2 chromosome 1, CSIRO_AGI_Rlap_v1, whole genome shotgun sequence genome encodes these proteins:
- the LOC139842243 gene encoding uncharacterized protein: MNWRRCNATVWGWLVSAVEKDIKSSVKYAITAPDIWVDLEERFGKENAPQEYELRRTITMIFQENMIVSSYYTSLRGLWDEIAFVSPTPTCKRNGCTWDLAKEILKMQDKERLYDFLMSLNEQYNTVRTQILSNTTLLIVGVAEMSRSY, from the coding sequence ATGAATTGGAGGCGGTGCAATGCCACGGTATGGGGATGGCTTGTGAGTGCAGTGGAGAAGGACATAAAGAGTAGCGTGAAGTACGCCATCACTGCACCAGACATATGGGTAGATTTGGAAGAAAGGTTCGGGAAGGAGAATGCACCCCAAGAGTATGAATTGAGAAGAACAATAACAATGATTTTTCAAGAAAACATGATCGTATCATCATATTACACCAGTTTAAGAGGTTTATGGGATGAGATAGCTTTTGTCAGTCCAACTCCAACGTGTAAGCGCAATGGATGTACCTGGGATTTGGCAAAGGAGATCTTGAAAATGCAAGATAAAGAAAGGTTGTACGATTTTCTAATGAGCTTGAATGAACAATATAATACTGTTAGAACACAAATTCTGAGCAATACTACGCTTCTAATAGTAGGagttgctgaaatgtcccgttcatattga